Proteins found in one Taeniopygia guttata chromosome 27, bTaeGut7.mat, whole genome shotgun sequence genomic segment:
- the CBX1 gene encoding chromobox protein homolog 1, with product MGKKQNKKKVEEVLEEEEEEYVVEKVLDRRVVKGKVEYLLKWKGFSDEDNTWEPEENLDCPDLIAEFLQSQKTAHESEKSEGSKRKAESDTEDKGEESKPKKKKEESEKPRGFARGFEPERIIGATDSSGELMFLMKWKNSDEADLVPAKEANIKCPQVVISFYEERLTWHSYPSEDDDKKEDKN from the exons ATgggaaaaaagcagaacaaGAAGAAGGTGGaagaggtgctggaggaggaggaggaggaatacGTGGTGGAAAAGGTCCTGGATCGGCGCGTGGTGAAGGGAAAGGTGGAATATCTGCTCAAGTGGAAGGGATTCTCCGA CGAGGACAACACCTGGGAGCCCGAGGAGAACCTGGACTGCCCGGACCTGATCGCGGAATTCCTGCAATCCCAGAAAACCGCCCACGAGAGCGAGAAATCCGAGGGCAGCAAGCGCAAGGCCGAGTCCGACACGGAGGACAAAGGGGAGGAGagcaaaccaaagaaaaagaaggaagag TCGGAGAAACCGCGGGGCTTCGCCCGAGGCTTCGAGCCGGAGCGAATCATCGGCGCCACAGATTCCAGCGGGGAGCTGATGTTCCTGATGAAGTG GAAGAACTCGGACGAGGCCGACCTGGTGCCCGCCAAGGAAGCCAACATCAAGTGCCCGCAGGTGGTGATCTCGTTCTACGAGGAGCGGTTGACATGGCACTCCTACCCCTCAGAGGACGATGACAAGAAGGAGGACAAGAACTAA